A stretch of the Paenibacillus dendritiformis genome encodes the following:
- a CDS encoding NAD(P)/FAD-dependent oxidoreductase, whose protein sequence is MKKVIVIGAGILGASTAYQLAKLGADVLIVDRNDKGQATDAAAGIICPWLSQRRNQAWYRLARAGARFYPGLIKELMSEGETDTGYAQVGALSIHDDREKIRKMEERAQLRKADAPEIGDITRLNEQATHELFPLLAEGYHSVHISGAARVDGRALRDALVRSARRNGAVLINGDAALQYQSNRVTGIAVGSRSFSSDEVIVCAGAWANQLLQPLGIHFQVSYQKAQILHLQVPDRQNTGVWPVVMPPSDQYLLAFDQQKIVMGATHEDDIEGYDTRVTAGGIQEILNKGLGLAPGLANSTVQEARVGFRPFTPGFLPVIGAVPGWDGLIAANGLGASGLTMGPFIGFQLAKLALGMDPDIAIHDYDIRKAMA, encoded by the coding sequence ATGAAGAAAGTCATTGTAATCGGAGCAGGGATTCTAGGGGCATCGACAGCCTATCAGTTAGCAAAGCTGGGTGCGGATGTCCTGATCGTCGACCGCAATGATAAAGGGCAGGCTACGGATGCCGCGGCCGGCATTATCTGCCCCTGGCTGTCGCAGCGGCGCAATCAGGCCTGGTACCGGCTAGCCAGAGCCGGCGCGCGTTTTTACCCCGGGTTGATCAAGGAACTCATGAGCGAAGGGGAGACGGACACCGGCTATGCCCAGGTTGGCGCTCTGAGTATCCATGATGATAGGGAGAAAATCAGAAAGATGGAGGAGCGGGCGCAGTTGCGAAAAGCGGATGCGCCGGAAATCGGTGACATTACCCGGCTGAATGAGCAAGCAACCCATGAGCTGTTTCCTCTGTTGGCGGAAGGGTATCATTCGGTTCATATTAGCGGGGCCGCCCGTGTCGACGGCCGCGCGCTGCGCGATGCGCTCGTCCGATCGGCTCGAAGAAACGGGGCTGTCCTGATCAACGGGGATGCTGCGCTCCAATATCAGTCGAACCGCGTAACCGGAATCGCGGTCGGTTCCCGAAGCTTCTCGTCTGACGAAGTCATCGTGTGTGCAGGGGCGTGGGCCAATCAACTGCTGCAGCCCTTAGGCATTCACTTTCAGGTAAGTTATCAAAAAGCGCAAATCCTGCATTTACAGGTTCCGGATAGGCAAAACACGGGCGTCTGGCCGGTCGTGATGCCGCCTTCCGATCAATATCTGTTGGCTTTTGACCAACAAAAGATCGTGATGGGAGCGACTCACGAAGATGATATCGAAGGCTATGATACAAGGGTAACCGCAGGGGGAATCCAGGAGATTTTGAATAAAGGCTTGGGCTTGGCGCCGGGCTTGGCGAACAGCACGGTTCAAGAGGCGAGAGTCGGTTTTCGTCCTTTTACGCCCGGCTTTCTTCCGGTGATAGGCGCTGTGCCTGGCTGGGATGGCTTGATCGCGGCCAACGGACTTGGAGCGTCCGGCTTGACGATGGGCCCATTTATTGGGTTCCAGCTCGCAAAGCTGGCCTTAGGAATGGATCCGGATATCGCTATCCATGATTATGATATTCGCAAAGCAATGGCGTGA
- a CDS encoding VOC family protein — protein sequence MIHKVGQIMLYVNNQDEAVKFWTEKLGFQVISEENNGQGMRWIEIAPTEGAETSVILHNKEFVATMSPELNLGTPSLLFFTENLDELHQDLANKNVKVGDIVTMPSGRVFNFADQEDNYFAVMEKK from the coding sequence ATGATTCATAAAGTCGGTCAGATTATGCTGTATGTAAATAACCAGGATGAGGCCGTGAAGTTTTGGACCGAAAAGTTGGGCTTTCAAGTTATTTCTGAAGAAAATAACGGTCAAGGCATGAGATGGATTGAAATTGCCCCGACCGAGGGCGCCGAGACAAGCGTCATTCTTCATAATAAGGAGTTCGTTGCTACCATGTCGCCCGAACTCAATCTGGGAACCCCTTCTTTACTATTTTTTACGGAAAATCTCGATGAACTGCATCAGGATCTAGCCAATAAAAATGTCAAGGTCGGAGACATTGTAACCATGCCGTCCGGCAGAGTGTTTAACTTTGCGGATCAGGAAGACAATTACTTTGCCGTGATGGAAAAGAAGTAA
- a CDS encoding DsbA family oxidoreductase, translating into MTVKIKAYSDFICPFCYLGKGPLDEIVNEKDVEVEWMPFELRPAPYLKIDPWNEPEKLRSWEAFILPTAEKLGLDMRLPRVSPHPYTYLAFEGYQFAKEQGKGNAYMNRVFAAFFREEQNIEEIDVLTKLAGEAGLDTAAFREALVSRKYRDAHQEALKHAYEDRITAVPTFIIGDQIIQGLASKERLAQAIEREASKQPAQSVEGLQCRIDGRC; encoded by the coding sequence ATGACGGTAAAAATCAAAGCCTATTCCGATTTCATATGTCCATTTTGCTATCTGGGAAAAGGTCCGTTGGACGAGATTGTGAACGAGAAGGATGTCGAGGTAGAGTGGATGCCATTTGAGCTGCGCCCAGCGCCTTATCTGAAGATTGATCCTTGGAACGAGCCGGAGAAGCTGCGCTCATGGGAGGCCTTTATTTTGCCGACAGCGGAGAAGCTTGGGCTCGATATGCGCCTGCCTCGGGTGTCCCCGCATCCGTACACATATTTGGCATTTGAAGGATATCAATTTGCGAAAGAGCAGGGGAAAGGCAACGCCTATATGAATCGCGTGTTCGCCGCTTTTTTCCGGGAGGAGCAGAACATTGAAGAGATCGATGTGCTGACGAAGCTGGCAGGGGAAGCAGGGTTGGACACCGCTGCCTTTCGCGAGGCTCTCGTCTCCCGCAAATACCGGGATGCTCACCAAGAGGCCCTCAAGCATGCGTATGAGGACCGCATTACGGCCGTGCCGACCTTCATTATCGGCGACCAGATCATTCAGGGACTTGCCAGCAAAGAGCGGTTGGCCCAGGCCATTGAACGGGAAGCATCCAAGCAGCCGGCGCAATCTGTCGAGGGATTGCAATGCCGTATTGACGGGCGTTGTTAA
- a CDS encoding DoxX family membrane protein, with product MMIEFLRRNVWASVLLLAIRIYVGYTWISASIHKLFAGSFDASGFLKSAVAKAGGESPVVQGWWASFLEHVALPHANLFSLMVQWGELLVGIGLILGVLTRTSAFFGIVMNTSFLLSGSISINPVMMLLTMFILVAYTNAGRFGLDRYLLSKLKPARSQSPHNAAPSA from the coding sequence TTGATGATCGAATTTTTAAGGAGGAACGTGTGGGCATCCGTGCTGCTTTTGGCAATCCGCATATATGTGGGCTACACCTGGATATCGGCCAGCATTCACAAGCTATTTGCCGGAAGCTTTGACGCGAGCGGATTTTTGAAGAGCGCCGTGGCGAAAGCCGGCGGAGAAAGTCCCGTCGTTCAGGGCTGGTGGGCGTCGTTCCTGGAGCATGTTGCGCTCCCCCATGCCAATCTGTTCAGCCTTATGGTGCAGTGGGGCGAGCTTCTCGTAGGCATCGGCCTCATCCTGGGCGTACTGACCCGCACCTCCGCTTTTTTCGGCATCGTGATGAATACGTCATTTCTGCTAAGCGGCTCTATTAGCATCAACCCGGTGATGATGCTCCTAACGATGTTCATTCTGGTGGCTTACACGAACGCCGGCCGCTTCGGTCTTGATCGCTACTTGCTCAGCAAGCTGAAGCCGGCTCGCAGCCAATCGCCTCATAACGCCGCGCCATCGGCATAA
- a CDS encoding winged helix-turn-helix domain-containing protein: MMTQQDLFIIDSLDKLKIISDPLRTKILMNLIKKEYTGQQLAELLQIPKTKIYFHLKELEKHGIIEIVKEEEKNGIMQKFYRSIARRFIPSDDLLPSHELIETSRQVFLETVLTTRNEIEQAPPETFQLSADNQEIRKNIASTYHFHATEAEFTSFLMEFKELYKKHFKGSEQTPGPDAKPYMMTLIAFQRQDSSPSVFGKEEEGS, translated from the coding sequence ATGATGACCCAACAGGACCTGTTTATCATTGATTCGCTGGATAAGCTGAAGATCATTAGCGATCCGCTGCGCACCAAGATATTAATGAATCTGATCAAAAAAGAATACACCGGGCAGCAGCTGGCGGAGCTGCTGCAAATCCCAAAAACGAAAATTTATTTTCATCTCAAAGAATTGGAGAAGCATGGGATTATCGAAATCGTGAAAGAGGAAGAGAAAAACGGGATTATGCAGAAATTTTATCGTTCGATCGCCCGAAGATTTATTCCAAGCGACGACCTGCTTCCGAGCCACGAGCTGATTGAGACGTCACGACAAGTATTTTTAGAGACAGTGCTAACGACCCGCAATGAGATTGAGCAAGCGCCGCCCGAGACATTTCAATTGAGCGCAGACAATCAAGAGATCCGAAAAAATATTGCATCCACCTATCATTTCCATGCGACGGAGGCGGAATTCACCAGCTTTCTCATGGAGTTTAAAGAATTATATAAAAAGCATTTCAAGGGAAGTGAACAGACGCCAGGGCCCGATGCAAAACCGTACATGATGACGCTCATCGCGTTTCAACGGCAAGACAGCAGTCCATCTGTGTTCGGAAAGGAAGAGGAAGGTTCATGA
- a CDS encoding MFS transporter produces MTSSKNMWLLLSGVFVSESAAWIGTIGSLQFLSETLDSRFYQSSILVSGALFGIFLSPYAGRIIDSFHPKRILLFSGIIRILAIALMMWAIWSSNVWFMVAFQMIIVIASTFYFPTINAVIPALVPERQLMRANMLNFNLATVARILGTALGGILITFISLELIFILSGLIYLLLIALTLMLRMEHAPHPHTNKNRQKPAFSELFQLMRAEPAVPNLLILTCIPFLFIGGLNLFTIEISEQHRMDSLKGIIYAVEGTSILVAGVFMKRLAARWGKSTILFAGAFAVIVSMLALIPANMPLQLAAFSLFGLASGLFIPLSNMEAQVLISKDALGRFFSFKRMIETTTIQVSLIFTGMTLDLLSLPALLLIYAALSMAAVLIARRRFRAAQSLPRT; encoded by the coding sequence ATGACATCCAGCAAAAATATGTGGCTCCTTCTCAGCGGCGTGTTCGTATCGGAATCAGCCGCTTGGATTGGCACCATCGGCAGCCTGCAGTTTTTAAGCGAAACGTTGGATTCGCGCTTTTACCAATCCTCGATCTTGGTGTCGGGAGCCCTATTCGGAATCTTCCTGTCCCCCTATGCGGGCAGAATCATTGACAGCTTTCATCCCAAGCGAATCTTGCTGTTCAGCGGGATCATCCGAATACTGGCCATCGCGTTAATGATGTGGGCCATTTGGAGCTCTAACGTCTGGTTTATGGTTGCCTTTCAAATGATCATCGTCATCGCGTCAACGTTTTATTTTCCAACGATCAATGCCGTCATTCCCGCTCTCGTGCCGGAACGGCAGCTCATGCGAGCCAACATGCTCAATTTCAACTTGGCTACCGTGGCCAGAATACTCGGAACCGCTCTGGGCGGAATTTTAATTACGTTCATCTCGCTGGAGCTTATCTTTATTTTGTCCGGCCTTATCTATCTCCTATTAATTGCATTAACTTTGATGCTGCGCATGGAGCATGCTCCCCATCCGCATACGAATAAGAACCGCCAAAAGCCGGCCTTCTCCGAGCTGTTTCAGCTTATGCGGGCAGAGCCTGCCGTACCGAACTTATTAATCCTTACATGCATTCCCTTTTTGTTCATTGGCGGCCTGAACTTATTTACGATAGAGATCAGCGAGCAGCATCGGATGGACAGCTTAAAAGGCATTATCTATGCGGTGGAAGGTACCTCCATTCTCGTGGCGGGGGTATTCATGAAGAGGCTTGCCGCAAGATGGGGAAAAAGCACTATTTTATTTGCCGGCGCATTCGCGGTCATTGTCAGTATGCTTGCCTTGATTCCTGCGAATATGCCGCTCCAACTGGCCGCATTTTCGCTGTTTGGGCTGGCCTCCGGGTTATTCATCCCGCTGTCCAACATGGAAGCCCAGGTCCTGATTTCAAAAGATGCATTAGGCCGATTCTTTTCCTTCAAGCGGATGATCGAAACGACGACCATTCAAGTCTCGCTCATCTTCACGGGGATGACCTTGGATCTGCTGTCTCTGCCCGCTTTGCTGCTCATCTATGCGGCCTTGAGCATGGCAGCCGTTCTGATCGCGCGCCGGCGATTCCGTGCGGCTCAAAGCCTTCCCCGTACATAA
- a CDS encoding YqaA family protein, whose product MFQQIMDFFMNYGAWGLFIHAFADAVIFPIPAFFLQVSLSLLDPSNALWLATIGYIACLLGTPFGYLIGKGLGHSIMYKFLKKEWVDSANAMFKKRGEAAILIGSFTPIPFKVFTILSGCLNFPLWRLIAYAALGRAVKFYAIGILFYLYGRSAEGMVHKVSLYIFFIAVPIIVVFLLLRKRHLKRKEAAAAKNIEQSSNHIG is encoded by the coding sequence ATGTTTCAGCAAATCATGGATTTCTTTATGAATTATGGAGCCTGGGGATTGTTCATCCACGCGTTCGCCGATGCGGTTATTTTTCCGATACCCGCTTTTTTCCTGCAGGTGTCGCTCAGCTTGCTCGATCCGTCCAATGCGCTGTGGCTGGCGACGATCGGCTATATCGCCTGCCTGCTCGGGACGCCGTTCGGCTATCTGATCGGCAAGGGGCTCGGCCATTCCATTATGTACAAATTTCTCAAGAAGGAATGGGTCGATTCCGCCAACGCGATGTTCAAGAAGAGGGGAGAAGCGGCCATTCTTATCGGTTCGTTCACGCCGATTCCGTTTAAAGTGTTCACGATATTGTCCGGCTGCCTTAACTTCCCGTTATGGCGCCTTATCGCGTATGCTGCCCTGGGAAGAGCGGTCAAGTTCTATGCTATCGGCATCTTGTTCTATCTCTATGGCCGTTCGGCGGAAGGGATGGTTCACAAGGTCTCCCTTTACATTTTCTTTATCGCGGTCCCGATTATTGTCGTATTCCTGCTGCTTCGCAAGAGGCATCTCAAAAGAAAGGAAGCGGCCGCTGCGAAAAATATCGAGCAGTCCAGCAATCATATCGGATGA
- a CDS encoding response regulator transcription factor produces the protein MTKPCVLIADDDKEIVDLIADSLEDEGFATVKAYSGQDVLELTKDRSYALLLLDIMMPNGSGIEICRTIRDRVTAPIVFITAKSRDLDKVVGFEIGADDYITKPFSIDELVARVKAHIRRDCRSQARRQERIYGNLLIDKDTYEVIKDGVKIDLSTKEFQILSYLADHHNKVLSREQIYDAVWGQSELGDMNTVTVHIKNIRNKIDPENRLIVTVWGVGYKFTGGLAP, from the coding sequence ATGACCAAGCCATGCGTATTAATTGCCGATGATGATAAGGAAATCGTAGATTTGATTGCGGACAGTCTGGAGGACGAAGGCTTTGCAACCGTCAAGGCCTATTCCGGACAGGATGTATTGGAGCTGACGAAGGACCGCTCCTATGCGCTGCTGCTGCTCGACATCATGATGCCGAACGGGAGCGGGATCGAGATATGCCGCACCATTCGGGACCGCGTAACGGCTCCGATCGTATTCATCACGGCCAAGAGCCGCGATCTGGATAAGGTCGTCGGCTTCGAGATCGGCGCGGACGACTATATTACGAAGCCGTTCAGCATAGATGAACTGGTCGCCCGGGTGAAGGCCCATATCCGAAGAGATTGCCGCAGCCAGGCGCGGCGGCAGGAGCGGATTTATGGAAATCTTCTCATCGACAAAGACACCTATGAGGTGATTAAGGACGGGGTCAAGATCGATCTGTCGACCAAAGAATTCCAAATCCTGTCTTATCTTGCGGATCATCACAATAAAGTGCTGTCCCGGGAGCAAATCTATGACGCCGTATGGGGGCAGAGCGAATTGGGCGATATGAATACCGTCACCGTCCACATCAAAAATATCCGCAACAAAATCGACCCGGAGAACCGGCTCATTGTTACGGTCTGGGGTGTAGGCTATAAATTTACGGGAGGATTGGCTCCTTGA
- a CDS encoding sensor histidine kinase: MTFSIKTKIVLAFFIVALLNGAFAFGYYQFYLADKFMESTQIIGKENAHYRQQLIEKVVALYPDERAIAALIRTEAEKQGIQMTMTDLDGRDIAAAEEHREGSALFQTKEIVRIQGEAVYLIDFQYPDWYEQVKPMKSLLLLVIAVLVISVIGLIFYLQSHIVKPLTMLHTYMKTFHFKNMKLPKLERRQDEIGELMKDFAEMGQRLETSHNEQVDMIAAVSHDIKTPLTSIIGYVERLSGSKTLTEAKKQDYYRIIHRKAKDIEKLVEDFSAFSDMEHDTLKIATERVHVRSFIQSICTEYEEELQAHQARLEWTCQVPEDVHVELDMKKIRRVFANIVHNALIYVSPPVYLRLCCEIEDGSLRIAFEDNGEGVPDEELERIFDKLYRVDPSRSRAGGGSGLGLATCKSMIEAHGGRIHAYRNPLGGLGIYFTLPL; the protein is encoded by the coding sequence TTGACATTCAGCATCAAAACCAAAATCGTCCTCGCCTTTTTCATCGTCGCCCTGCTTAATGGCGCTTTCGCCTTTGGCTATTATCAATTCTACTTGGCCGACAAATTTATGGAGAGCACGCAGATCATCGGCAAGGAGAATGCGCACTACCGGCAGCAGCTGATCGAGAAAGTTGTGGCGCTGTACCCCGACGAGAGAGCCATCGCCGCCTTGATCCGGACGGAAGCCGAGAAGCAAGGCATCCAGATGACGATGACCGATCTCGATGGCCGCGACATCGCGGCTGCGGAGGAACACCGGGAAGGCAGCGCCCTCTTCCAAACCAAGGAAATCGTACGAATTCAAGGGGAAGCCGTCTATCTGATCGACTTCCAGTACCCGGATTGGTACGAGCAGGTGAAGCCGATGAAGAGCCTGCTCCTGCTGGTCATCGCCGTCCTTGTCATCTCGGTAATCGGGCTCATTTTTTATTTGCAGAGTCACATCGTCAAGCCGTTGACCATGCTTCATACTTATATGAAGACATTCCATTTCAAAAATATGAAGCTGCCCAAGCTGGAACGGCGGCAGGACGAGATCGGCGAGCTGATGAAGGATTTCGCGGAAATGGGACAACGATTGGAAACGTCCCACAACGAGCAGGTCGATATGATCGCGGCCGTCTCGCATGACATCAAGACGCCGCTCACCTCCATTATCGGCTATGTGGAACGGCTGTCCGGAAGCAAGACGCTGACCGAGGCCAAAAAACAGGACTATTACCGGATTATTCACCGGAAAGCGAAAGATATCGAGAAGCTGGTCGAGGATTTCTCCGCCTTCAGCGACATGGAGCATGACACGCTCAAAATCGCGACAGAGCGGGTCCATGTGCGAAGCTTCATCCAGAGCATCTGCACGGAGTACGAGGAAGAGCTGCAAGCGCATCAAGCGCGGCTGGAGTGGACCTGTCAAGTGCCTGAGGATGTCCATGTGGAATTGGATATGAAAAAAATAAGACGGGTGTTCGCGAACATCGTGCATAACGCACTGATTTACGTCAGTCCCCCGGTCTATCTCCGGCTGTGCTGCGAGATTGAGGACGGCAGCCTGCGCATCGCGTTCGAGGACAATGGCGAAGGCGTGCCGGACGAGGAGCTGGAACGGATCTTCGACAAGCTGTACCGGGTCGATCCATCCCGCTCCCGCGCCGGCGGCGGCAGCGGACTGGGTCTGGCCACATGCAAGAGCATGATCGAAGCGCACGGCGGCCGAATTCATGCGTACCGCAATCCGCTGGGAGGGCTGGGAATCTATTTCACCCTCCCGCTGTAG
- a CDS encoding aminoglycoside adenylyltransferase domain-containing protein gives MVRPQVWPHCDDDIKTFVLTLMERLQGELGARLMGIYLHGSLAMGSYYRPKSDIDLIAVVEDRLEAAKAQAVGLAIAEEGAKSPLIGKPELSVITARTAREIPVPVPYEVHYSAQWHDKIVNREVNYDEERTDSDLLSHLTYVTQRGICLYGLPISGVFGNVAWANFMEAVRDDLHWILEAEHIAETPYYGVLNVCRVFQLYAEDSRTVHSKDEGGEWGLKHLPPDYHSLIQQALDVYRSAEPVTEERRRTGGKMRDRAKLLAFRDYARAALQDG, from the coding sequence ATGGTACGCCCGCAAGTCTGGCCCCATTGTGACGACGATATCAAGACATTCGTCCTAACGCTAATGGAGCGGCTGCAAGGGGAGCTCGGAGCTAGGCTCATGGGGATCTATTTGCACGGGTCGCTGGCGATGGGCAGTTATTACCGCCCCAAGAGCGATATCGATCTCATTGCCGTCGTAGAGGATCGATTGGAAGCCGCCAAGGCGCAGGCGGTCGGTCTCGCCATCGCCGAAGAGGGAGCCAAGAGCCCGCTCATCGGCAAGCCGGAGCTTAGCGTCATTACGGCGCGGACGGCCCGGGAGATTCCGGTGCCCGTTCCCTATGAAGTGCATTACAGCGCGCAGTGGCATGACAAGATTGTGAATCGAGAAGTGAACTATGATGAAGAACGGACCGACAGCGACCTGCTGTCGCATCTCACCTATGTCACGCAGCGCGGCATTTGTCTATATGGCCTGCCGATATCCGGCGTGTTCGGCAACGTAGCGTGGGCGAATTTTATGGAAGCGGTCCGGGATGACCTCCACTGGATACTTGAGGCGGAGCACATCGCAGAGACGCCGTATTATGGGGTCTTGAATGTCTGCCGCGTCTTCCAGCTGTACGCGGAAGACAGCCGAACCGTGCACAGCAAGGATGAAGGCGGGGAATGGGGGCTGAAGCATTTGCCGCCGGACTATCACTCATTGATTCAACAAGCGCTTGACGTCTATCGTTCGGCAGAGCCGGTGACCGAAGAGCGGCGAAGAACGGGCGGAAAGATGCGGGATCGCGCCAAGCTGCTGGCATTCCGGGATTATGCCCGCGCCGCGCTCCAGGATGGGTAA
- the uvrA gene encoding excinuclease ABC subunit UvrA has product MQGKMKIKGARENNLNNISVEIPKFKLVVVTGPSGSGKSTLAMDTLQRECQRQYMESMGMVSDSISKPKVDSIEGLSPSISVGQHVTNRNPRSTIGTVTDIYTLLRILFAKAGERPCPSCGAAVSPSYAEEERGADIQDEEVYGSQTALACRHCGHSVAALTMSHFSFNKPEGACEVCDGLGHTMTLDMEAVFDEERSLRGGGVKFWHDFLVDYNMSILKACASHYGFVFDEHLPLKDYSEVQKDLLYHGVESEAFSRHFPGVKPPKTVREGKFEGVVTGIWRRYRDKGGNGAEFFHEQMCPGCEGARLKKESRLVLAGGASITDVTSWPLAEAMAWMNALRDRLSPDQLLVVDDIIHDMAVRVKRIIDVGLGYMTLNRQVVTMSGGEAQRLRLASALGSGLTGVLYILDEPTAGLHPRDTSGLIQVLKQLRDMGNTVLVIEHDEEVMRAADHIIDMGPGAGRFGGQVIGQGTLEELMQNPDSVTGAYFREEGARRAPFRRRPGNGKVLTVRDAHLRNLKQITASFPLGSLISVTGVSGSGKSTLLFELLAASGPENMQPSGCGGITGWEAIGQLVTVDQSPLGRMQRSNVATYTDVYTHLRNWYAGLPEAKGRKLTAKHFSFNTAGGRCEACQGLGVVPVHMHFLPELEVRCPSCRGTRFKAEILQVTYKGHSISDLLDMTIQESLELLGDLPKITAATKLLCDVGLGYLKWGQSVRTLSGGEAQRLKLAAQLSRPAKRHTLYVLDEPSTGLHPQDVRQLEVLLHRLVDAGNTVIIVEHNLDLIWGSDWVIDIGPGGGEAGGTIVAAGTPEDIASCPESHTGQFLRTLQRGVSPE; this is encoded by the coding sequence TTGCAAGGGAAGATGAAAATCAAAGGTGCCAGGGAGAACAACCTGAACAACATTTCGGTGGAGATTCCGAAGTTCAAGCTTGTGGTCGTGACCGGGCCGTCGGGTTCCGGCAAGTCCACTTTGGCGATGGATACGCTGCAGCGGGAATGTCAGCGCCAGTATATGGAGTCGATGGGGATGGTGTCCGATTCGATCAGCAAGCCGAAGGTGGATTCCATTGAAGGCCTCTCTCCATCGATCAGCGTCGGGCAGCATGTGACGAACCGCAACCCCCGGTCTACCATCGGGACGGTAACGGATATTTATACGCTGCTTCGCATTCTGTTCGCCAAGGCGGGCGAGCGGCCGTGTCCATCCTGCGGGGCGGCCGTATCCCCTTCCTATGCCGAAGAGGAGCGGGGAGCCGACATACAGGACGAGGAGGTCTACGGATCGCAGACGGCGCTTGCTTGCCGTCATTGCGGACATTCCGTGGCCGCATTGACGATGTCGCATTTCTCGTTCAACAAGCCGGAAGGCGCGTGCGAGGTCTGCGACGGGCTGGGCCATACGATGACGCTCGACATGGAGGCCGTGTTCGATGAGGAACGGAGCTTGCGCGGCGGCGGGGTAAAGTTCTGGCATGATTTTCTGGTCGATTACAACATGAGCATTCTGAAGGCGTGCGCCTCTCATTATGGATTCGTCTTCGACGAACATCTGCCCCTCAAGGATTATAGCGAGGTCCAGAAGGATTTGCTCTATCACGGGGTGGAGAGCGAAGCCTTCTCCCGACATTTCCCGGGCGTGAAGCCGCCCAAGACGGTCCGGGAGGGCAAGTTCGAAGGCGTCGTCACGGGAATATGGCGGCGGTACCGGGATAAAGGCGGCAACGGCGCCGAATTCTTTCATGAGCAGATGTGCCCCGGCTGTGAAGGCGCCCGACTGAAGAAGGAGAGCCGCCTAGTCCTGGCCGGCGGCGCTTCGATTACCGACGTGACTTCTTGGCCCCTGGCCGAGGCGATGGCATGGATGAACGCGCTTCGCGATCGGCTCTCCCCGGATCAGCTGCTCGTCGTCGATGACATCATTCATGACATGGCCGTGCGCGTGAAGCGAATTATCGATGTCGGCCTCGGCTATATGACGCTCAACCGGCAGGTCGTCACGATGTCCGGCGGCGAAGCGCAGAGGCTGAGGCTGGCGTCGGCGCTTGGATCGGGACTGACCGGCGTCCTCTATATTCTGGACGAGCCTACTGCCGGCCTCCATCCCCGGGATACGAGCGGATTGATTCAGGTGCTGAAGCAGCTGCGGGATATGGGGAATACCGTACTGGTCATCGAGCATGACGAGGAGGTGATGCGGGCGGCCGATCATATTATCGATATGGGGCCGGGAGCCGGCCGCTTCGGGGGACAAGTGATCGGCCAGGGAACGCTGGAGGAATTGATGCAGAATCCCGATTCCGTCACTGGCGCTTATTTCCGCGAGGAGGGGGCCCGCCGCGCTCCATTCAGGCGCAGACCGGGCAATGGCAAGGTTCTGACGGTCCGCGACGCTCATTTGCGCAACCTGAAACAGATTACGGCATCATTCCCGCTCGGTTCGCTTATCTCGGTAACGGGGGTGTCGGGCTCCGGGAAATCAACGCTGTTGTTCGAGCTGTTAGCCGCTTCGGGACCGGAGAACATGCAGCCCTCCGGCTGCGGCGGCATCACCGGCTGGGAGGCGATCGGCCAGCTGGTAACGGTCGATCAGTCCCCGCTTGGCCGCATGCAGCGTTCCAACGTCGCCACCTATACCGATGTCTACACGCACTTGCGGAATTGGTATGCCGGATTGCCGGAAGCGAAGGGCCGCAAGCTGACGGCCAAGCATTTCTCCTTCAACACGGCGGGCGGGCGCTGTGAAGCGTGCCAAGGGCTCGGGGTCGTGCCGGTGCACATGCATTTTCTGCCGGAGCTGGAAGTGCGGTGCCCCTCCTGCCGCGGGACGCGATTCAAAGCAGAGATTTTGCAAGTCACCTACAAAGGGCATTCGATCTCCGATTTGCTCGATATGACCATTCAAGAAAGCCTGGAGCTGCTTGGCGATCTTCCGAAAATCACCGCAGCCACGAAGCTGCTCTGCGATGTCGGGCTCGGGTATTTGAAGTGGGGGCAGTCCGTCCGCACGCTATCCGGCGGCGAGGCGCAGCGCCTCAAGCTGGCGGCCCAGCTCAGCCGTCCGGCGAAGCGTCATACGCTGTATGTGCTGGATGAGCCCTCCACAGGCTTGCACCCCCAGGATGTGCGGCAGCTGGAGGTGCTTCTGCACCGGCTCGTCGATGCCGGCAACACCGTCATCATCGTGGAGCATAACCTCGATCTGATATGGGGTTCCGATTGGGTCATTGATATCGGGCCGGGCGGAGGAGAGGCTGGCGGCACCATCGTAGCCGCGGGAACGCCGGAGGACATCGCGTCATGCCCGGAATCGCATACGGGGCAGTTTTTAAGGACGCTGCAGCGCGGTGTATCGCCGGAATGA